The following coding sequences lie in one Mucilaginibacter sp. KACC 22773 genomic window:
- the bioB gene encoding biotin synthase BioB, translating into MTEVRYDWTKEEIAEIYHTPLLDLVYRAATVHRENKDYAEVQISSLISIKTGGCSEDCAYCPQAARYNTGVDVHAMMPKDEVIAAAEKAKAGGASRLCMGAAWREVRDNRDFDKVIDMVKAVNSLDMEVCCTLGMLTESQAQRLADAGLYAYNHNLDTSEEDYKRIITTRTYDDRLNTLKNVRKAKITVCSGGIVGLGETVEDRISMLKTLSNLPKHPESVPINALVPIAGTPLADQPRVPIWDMVRMIATARIIMPRSVVRLSAGRTEMSTVEQAFCFMAGASSIFAGEKLLTTPNPSFDTDMAMFELLGLTPRKAFKNGRPNEVKEMEAAG; encoded by the coding sequence ATGACTGAAGTAAGATACGACTGGACAAAAGAAGAAATAGCCGAAATATACCATACCCCATTACTCGACCTGGTTTACCGCGCGGCAACCGTACACCGCGAAAATAAAGATTACGCCGAAGTACAGATCAGCTCGCTGATTTCTATTAAAACCGGCGGCTGTTCTGAGGATTGCGCTTACTGCCCACAGGCTGCCCGTTATAATACCGGTGTAGATGTACATGCCATGATGCCTAAAGATGAGGTTATTGCTGCTGCCGAAAAAGCAAAAGCCGGTGGCGCATCGCGTTTATGCATGGGTGCCGCCTGGCGCGAAGTGCGCGATAACCGCGATTTTGATAAAGTGATTGACATGGTAAAGGCTGTTAATAGCCTTGATATGGAGGTATGCTGTACACTGGGTATGCTTACCGAGAGCCAGGCGCAACGATTGGCAGATGCCGGCTTGTATGCTTATAACCATAATTTAGATACATCTGAAGAAGATTATAAGCGTATTATCACCACCCGCACTTATGACGACAGGTTAAATACCCTTAAAAACGTACGTAAAGCGAAAATTACAGTTTGCAGCGGTGGCATAGTTGGTTTAGGCGAAACCGTTGAAGACAGGATCTCGATGCTGAAAACATTGTCAAACCTGCCCAAGCACCCCGAATCGGTACCTATCAATGCTTTGGTGCCCATAGCTGGTACACCACTGGCCGATCAGCCCCGCGTACCTATCTGGGATATGGTAAGGATGATTGCTACCGCTCGTATAATTATGCCACGTTCGGTAGTGCGGTTATCTGCCGGCCGTACCGAAATGAGTACTGTTGAGCAGGCTTTTTGCTTTATGGCAGGCGCCAGTTCTATTTTTGCAGGTGAAAAGCTTTTAACCACACCAAACCCATCATTTGATACCGATATGGCCATGTTTGAACTGCTTGGCCTTACACCGCGCAAAGCCTTCAAAAACGGCCGCCCAAATGAAGTTAAAGAAATGGAAGCAGCGGGGTAG